AACACGGCGGGGCGCGCGATCGCCCGCACGCTCGCCTCGCGCCAGCCGACGGGCTCGCCGCCTGCGACCGTGTCGCGGAAGCCGAACTGCACGACGTCCTTCAGGTACAGCACGCCGATGATGTCGTCGACTTCGCCGTCGACGACGGGCATGCGGGAGACGCCGCGGTCGAGGAACAGCCGCATGGCCTCGCGGATGGTCGCATCCGCCTCGACCGTGACCATCTCGGTGCGCGGCACCATGACGGCGCGCACGACCTGGTCGGTGAAGTCGAACACCGAGTGGATGAGCTCACGGTCGTCGGCCTCGATCACCGCATGCGAGGCGGCCTCGTCCACGATGCTGAGCAGCTGCTCCTCCGACTCGAAGCTGCGGCGGCCCCCACCGGGCGTGAGCCGGTTGCCGAACGCCGCCAGCAGGCCCGACAGCGGGCCGAGCACCAGCAGGGTGCCGCGTACGAGCGGCGCCGCGAAGGTCAGCAGGGCCGAGGAGTAGCGCCGGCCGAACGTCGCGGGGATCGACGAGACCCCCACGAACGACACACCGGTCATGAGCAGCGCCGCCACCAGCAGCCCCCACCAGAGGTTGTGCAGGATGAGCGCGAACCCGGCGGTGACGAGCACGGCGGCCGCGGTCTCGGCGAACACCCGCACGAACACCACCACCCCCGCATGACGATCCGGATCGGCGGCAATGCGTGCGAGCGCCTGGGCGTTGCGTCCCTCGCCCGCGAGGTCGACGAGGTCGCCGCGCGAGGTCACCGACAGCGCGGCGTCGATCGCCGACATCAGGCCGGCCAGCAGCACGAGCAGGAGGGCGCCGCCGAACAGCAGCGCGGCGACCGGCCCCAGCGCGTCGGAAGCCAGGTCGGTCATCCGGCCGCTCCGGCAGACAGAGCCGGCGTCATGAGGTGCGGCGACGCTCGGCCGCCGCGAACGCCGAGATGAGCTCGCGCTGGAGCCCGAACATCTCGCGCTCCTCCTCGGGCTCGGCGTGGTCGTAGCCGAGCAGGTGCAGCAGGCCGTGCGTCGTGAGCAGGATCAGCTCGTCCATCGTCGAGTGGCCCGCGGTCTCCGCCTGCGACTCCGCGACCTGCGGGCACAGCACGATGTCGCCCAGCAGGCCGGGCGGGGTCGGCTGGTCCTCGGTGCCCGGGCGCAGCTCGTCCATGGGGAAGCTCAGCACGTCGGTCGGGCCGGGCTCGTCCATCCACTGCAGGTGCAGCTGCTCCATGGCGCCCTCGTCGACGAGCACGATCGCCACGTCCGCGTCGGGCGAGACATGCAAGGCCGCCAGGTTGTCCTGCGTCAGCCGCAGCAGCACCGACTCGTCGATCTCGACGGCGGACTCGTTGTTGATGTCGATCACGATCGTCCTCGCTTGGGCATGCGGTCACGGGGGCCCGCGGGGCGCGTCGTCGCGCGGCGCTCGGCTCGGTTGGCGAACTCGGTGGCCTCGTCGCGCTCGTGGCGCGCCGCCATCCGGCGCTCGTCGTACTCGCTGTACGCGTCGACGATCCTGCCGACGAGCGAGTGCCGCACGACGTCGTCGCTCGACAGGCGCGAGAAGTGGATGTCGTCGATCCGGTCGAGCACGCGCGTCACGAGGCGCAGTCCCGACGCGCCCTGCGGCAGGTCGACCTGCGTGATGTCTCCCGTGACGACCATCTTGGTGCCGAACCCGAGGCGCGTCAGGAACATCTTCATCTGCTCGGGCGTGGTGTTCTGCGCCTCGTCGAGCACGACGAAGGAGTTGTTCAGCGTGCGGCCGCGCATATACGCCAGCGGGGCGACCTCGATCGTGCCGGTCGCCATGAGCTTGGGGACGAGCTCCGGATCCATCATCTCGTTGAGCGCGTCGTACAGCGGGCGAAGATACGGGTCGATCTTGTCCGTCAGCGTGCCGGGGAGGAATCCCAGCCGCTCCCCCGCCTCGACCGCCGGGCGCGTCAGGATGATGCGCTCCACCTCGCGGCGCTGCAGGGCCTGCACGGCCTTCGCCATCGCGAGATAGGTCTTGCCGGTACCGGCCGGGCCGATGCCGAACACGATCGTGTTCTCGTCGATCGCGTCGACGTACTCCTTCTGCCCGACCGTCTTGGGGCGGATGGACTTGCCGCGGCTGGACAGGATGGCCTCGCCCATGACCTCGCTCGGGCGCGGACCGCCCTCGTCGCGCAGCATGCGGGCCGAACTCTGCACGTCGGCCTCGCCCAGGGCGTGTCCGGCCTTCGTCATCTGCAGCAGCTCGTCGACCAGCGCACGCGCCGCGCGCACGGCGTCGGCGGACCCGCGCAGCGTGATCTCGTTGCCGCGCACGTGCACGTCGACGTCGGGGTGCGCGCCCTCGACCATGCGCAGCAGCCTGTCCTGCGGGCCGAGGAGCTGCACCATGGCGACTCCGTCTGCCGTGACGGTCTCGGTGATGTCTTCGGATCGCGGATCAGCCACCGACGAGGCTCTTCTCTCCCAGGCCGCCCGCGAGCACGTGCGCGTGGACGTGGAACACGGTCTGACCGGCACCGGCGCCGGTGTTGAACAGCACGCGGAAGTCACCGTCGGCGTGCTCGGCCGCGAGGTCGTTCGCGAGGGTGATCATCTCGGCCAGCAGCGACGGATCGCCCGCCGCGAGGGCCGCGACGTCGCGGTACTCCTGCGTCTTGGGGATCACCAGCAGATGCAGCGGCGCCTGCGGCGAGATGTCCTTGATGGCGAAGACGCGCTCGGTCTCCGCCACGATCTCGCCCGGGATGTCGCCCTGCAGAATGCGGGTGAAGATCGAGGGTTCAGCCATGTCGTCCAGTCTATGCGCGGGGTCCCGGCCGCGGTCGGGACTCACCAGCGCCCGAGGCGCGCGTTCAGCAGCGCAAGCGCCGCGGGGCCCGCGGTCGACGTGCGCAGCACGGTGTCGCCGAGGCGCACGAGCCGGGCGCCCGCGTCACGCAGGCGCTGCTGCTCGTCCGGCGCGATGCCGCCCTCGGGACCGACGATCAGCAGGATGGACTCCGCGTCCGCGACGTCGGTCACACTGAGCCGCTCGTCCGCCGTGGGCTCGAGCACGAGGATCCGGTCGGGCCGGGCCGCGAGCGCCGCGGTGGTCGCGATGGGGGTCACCTCGGGAAGCCACGCGCGGTGCGCCTGCTTGGCCGCCTCGCGCACGATCGTCGCCCAGCGCGCGCGGCCCTTCTCGGCCTTCGGACCCTCCCAGCGCGACACGCTGCGCGATGCCTGCCAGGGCACGATCTCATCGACGCCGAGCTCGGTGGCCGCCTGCACCGCCATCTCGTCGCGGTCGCCCTTCGCGAGCGCCTGCGCGAGCGCGATGCGCGGCAGCGGCGCCTCCTCGTCGCGGCGGGCGGTGATCCGGACCACGACCTCGCGCGGGGCCACGCTCTCGCACGCGCCCTCGAGCCACGCGCCGCGGCCATCGGTCACGGACACGGCCTCCCCCACGCGCACGCGCCGCACCGACGCGGCGTGGTGCGCCTCCGCTCCCGTGAGCGTGAGGGCGTCGCCGGGCTGCGCGGATCCGGCCGTCTCGTCGACGAAGTGCAGCGCCACGCCGGGTCAGCCGTTCCGGAAGCGGTCGCGCAGCTTGGAGAACAACCCCTGGTGGAACTCGGCGAGTCGCGGCCGGGGCGCCTTCGAGCGCTTGGCGAGCTCCTCCACGAGCGCGCGCTGCTTTGCGTCCAGGCGCGTCGGGGTCACGACGTGCACGCCCACGCGCAGGTCGCCGCGCTGCGAGGTGCGCAAGCCCGTGATGCCGCGGTCCTTGATGGTGAGGACATCGCCGCCCTGCACGCCCGGGCGGAGCTCGAGGTCGACGGGGCCGTCGAGGGCGTCGATCGTCGTGGTGGTGCCCAGGATGGCGTCGGTCATCGACACCTCGAGCGTGGCGAGCAGGTCGTCGCCGTCGCGGCTGAACACGGGGTGCGGCGTGACCTGCACCTCGATGTAGAGATCGCCGTGCGGTCCGCCCGCGGGACCCACCTCGCCCGACCCGGGAAGCTGCAGGCGCAGGCCCGACTCGACGCCGGCCGGGATGTCGACCGACACCGTTCGGCGCGAGCGGACGCGGCCCTGGCCGCCGCAGGTCGGGCACGGGTGCGGGATCGTCGTGCCGTAGCCCTGGCACGCGCCGCACGGCTGCGACGTGACGACGTTGCCGAGGAGGCTGCGGACCTGGCGCTGCACGTGGCCGGACCCGCCGCAGATCTCGCAGCGCTCCGGGCCCGTGCCGGGCTGGCAGCACGACCCCTGGCATGTGTCGCACAGCACGGCCGTGTCGACCTCGAGATCGCGGTGCGCGCCGAAGACGACGTCTCCGAGCTCGAGCGTGACGCGCACCAGCGCGTCCTGGCCGCGCTCACGGCGCGAGCGCGGTCGCCCGCCGCGGCCGCCGCCCCCGGCCCCGAAGAACGTCTCGAAGATGTCGCCGAAGCCGCCGAAGCCCGCGCCGGCACCGCCGAAGAGGCTGTCGTCGCCGCCCATGTCGTAGCGGCGACGCTTCTCGTCGTCGCTCAGCACCTCGTAGGCGTGCGTGACGAGCTTGAACTGCTCCGCCGCCTCCTCGCTCGGGTTCACGTCGGGGTGCAGCTGGCGCGCCAGCTTGCGATACGCCTTCTTGATCTCGTCGGAGCTCGCCTCGCGCGACACCCCGAGAACCTCGTAGTGGTCAGCCACACTTCGCCTTTCAGGACCGCGCTGCGCGCGATCCGGCCCTCTCGAGGATCGCGCGCAGCGCGCGATCCGGATCTCCGTCCGCCTCAGCGGCGGTGCTCGTCCTCGTCCAGCAGCCGGGTCAGGTACCGCGCGACCGCGCGGGCCGCGGCCAGATTGCTGGGGTAGTCCATGCGCGTCGGACCCATGAGCCCGACGCGCGCGCGGCCGATTGCCGCGTCGTAGTCGCTCGCGATGATGGACGCCTCCGCGAGCCCGAAAGCCTCGTTCTCGCGTCCGATGCTCGCCGACAGCCCCTTCTCATCCGCTGCCATCTCCGACATCAGCCGCAGCAGCGTCACCTGTTCCTCGATGGCCTCGAGGAGCGGATGGATGCTGCCGCGGAAGTCCTGCTCGCGCTTGGCGAGCGTCGCCGCTCCGGCCATCACGAGACGATCCTGACGGAACTCGTCGAGCTCCTCCGCCACGACCGCGGAGATCGTCAGGAGCGCTTCGTCGAGGCGCGACCGGTCGGTCGGGGCCGACGCGCGCAGCTGCTCGATCCGCTCGGAACCCGAGCGCACCGAGCGGCCCGTGATGAGCGCGGCGAGCTGCGCCCGCAGCACCGCCACGTCCTCCTCGTCCACACCCCGCGGCGTGGCCGTGAGGCGCTGCGAGACGCGACCCGTATCGGTCACGATGATCACGAGCATGCGGAACTCGTCGAGGCGCACGAGCTCGACGTGCGTCACGTTCGCGGACGCGAACGACGGGTACTGCACGAGCGCGACCTGACCCGTCAGCTGTGTCAGCAGCCGGACGGTGCGGGCGAGCAGGTCGTCGAGGTCGGCCGGATCCGCCAGGAACGTCGAGATCGCCGAGCGCTGCGCCGACGACAGCGGCCGCAGCTCGGCGAGATGATCGACGAAGACGCGGTAGCCCTTGTCGGTCGGGACACGCCCCGAGGACGTGTGCGGAGCGGTGATCAGCTCCTCGTCCTCCAGCAGCGCCATGTCGTTCCGGATCGTCGCCGCGGACACGCCGAAGGCATGGCGATCGACGATCGACTTGCTGCCGACCGGCTCGTGCGTGTCGACGTAGTCCTGCACGATCGCGCGGAGCACCTGCAGTCCGCGTTCCGTGACCATGGGCACCTCCCCCGTCGCGCTTGGCACTCGATCGTTCTGAGTGCCAATTCTAGCGAGGATCGCGGTGAACGCGCCGAACCCCGCCGGGCCGCAGACGCGGCAACCCGCTTGTTCGTTGAGCGAGCGAAGCGAGTCGAAACGACTCGAACCCCGCCAGGGCTGCAGCCGCGGGAAGTCCGAGCCGTTTCGACTCCTCGCTGCGCTCGTCGCTCAACGAGCGAGAGGGGGCTCCAACCCAGCTGTTCGTCACTCCGTGAGGGCGCGCACCACCGCGTCGGCGAGCAGGCGGCCCTTGAGCGTCAGCACCACGCGGCCGCGCACCGCAGCGGCGCCGTCGACCAGACCGTCGGCGACCAGTCCCGCGACCGCGCGCCGGGCGCCGGGTCCCAGCGCGTCGACCGCCAGTCCCTCGCGGATCCGGCTCTCCAGCAGCACCCGCTCCAGGGCGCGGGCGTCCGGATCGGGCGTCTCCCGCCCCGCGGCGGGCGACGATCCGGTCGCGAGACGCTGCGCGTACGCGGCGGGGTGCTTGACGTTCCACCAGCGCAGGCCGCCGACGTGGCTGTGGGCGCCCGGTCCGAAGCCCCACCAGTCGAGGCCGCGCCAGTACGCGAGGTTGTGCCGCGAGCGGTGGTGCTCGCCGCGCGACCAGTTGCTCACCTCATACCAGTCGAAGCCGGCCGCGGCGAGCTTGGCGTCGGCGAGCTCGTACATGTCGGCCTGCAGGTCGTCATCCGGGGCGGGGACCTCGCCGCGCTTGATCTGGCGGGCGAGCTTCGTGCCGTCCTCGATGATCAGCGCATAGGCGGAGATGTGGTCGGACTCGAGGGCCAGCGCCGCGTCGAGCGATGCCTCCCAGTCGGCGAGCGTCTCCCCCGGTGCGCCGTAGATGAGGTCGACGCTGACGTCGAGGCCCGCGTCGCGGGCGGCGTCGACGGCCGTCCGCACGTTGCCCGGCGTGTGGGTGCGGTCGAGGGCCGCGAGCACGTGCGGCACCGATGACTGCATGCCGATCGACATCCGCGTCACGCCGGATGCCGCGAGCTCGTGCGCGACGGCGGGTGTCACGGTGTCGGGATTCGCCTCGACCGTGACCTCCGCGCCGTCGGCGATCCCGAACGCCGTGCGCACGCCGTCGAGCATCCGACCCAGGTCGCCCGCCGGCAGCAGCGTGGGCGTGCCGCCGCCGAAGAACACCGTGGACGCCGGACGAATGGGGCCCGCCTCGGCCAGCACCTCGCGGCCGAGCGCGATCTCGTGCAGCAGCGTGTCGGCGTACTGGTCCTGGCGCGCCCCGCGCAGCTCGCCCGATGTGTAGGTGTTGAAGTCGCAGTAGCCGCAGCGCACGCGGCAGAACGGCACGTGCAGGTACACGCCGAAGTCGGCATCCGGATCGATCCGGATCTGCGCGGGCAGGCGGCCGTCCGCCGGAGCGGGATCGCCCAGCGGGAGGGGACCTGCCATCACGAGCCCGGCGTGGCGAACAGCGGCGAGATCGCGCGGAGGTAGCCGGCGAACAGCGCGCGGCGACGACGCCGCACGAAGCCGCGGAACATCCGGTAGAGCAGTCCGACGGGGCGGTCGAACGCCTTGACCGTGAACCACACCTCGTCGTTCTCGCGCCACTCGATGGTGAACGACTCCTCGCCGCTCACCATCGATCCGCCCACGGTGCCGAGCGCGAAGCCCACGCGCCGCGCCTCCTCGATCACGAAGATCACGCGGAGCTCTGCGTCGGCGCGCATCCCGTTCACGCGGCCGTGCACGCGCAGCGTGGTGCCGGGGCCGGCGTACGGCGTGCCCTCGGCGTCGTAGCGCTGATCGGTCTCGAGCTTCGACGGCGCGATCGCGTTGCCCTCGCCGTCGAAGCTGACGCCCGAGTACGCAGGCCCGGGAGCGGGGCGCACGTCGGTGACCCGCAGGCCCGCGCCCTTCAGGGCACCCCACGACAGCAGCGCGTCGCCGGCCGTGCGGAAGCGGTCCTCACCGCTGCCGATGCGCCACGAATCGGCCGCCGGGAGGCTGTGCTCCGGCGGGTACTGCAGCAGGTCGTGCGCCTGCGTGGCGCCGACCGCCGCATAGTCGACCGTCTCGTCCTGGAAGGTGCCGCGACGCATGTGATCCACCCTACGTGCCGAGCCTGAGCCTCTACTTGGCCTTGCTCTCGACGTCGCCCGAGAGCGCCGCGATGAACGCGTTCTGGGGCACCTCGACGCGACCGATGGTCTTCATGCGCTTCTTGCCCTCCTTCTGCTTCTCGAGCAGCTTGCGCTTGCGCGTGATGTCGCCGCCGTAGCACTTGGCGAGCACGTCCTTGCGGATCGCGCGGATGTTCTCGCGCGCGATGATCCGCGCGCCGATCGCGGCCTGGATCGGCACCTCGAACTGCTGGCGCGGGATGAGCTTGCGCAGGCGCTCGGTCATCGTCGTGCCGTACGCGTAGGCCTTGTCACGGTGGACGATCGCGCTGAACGCATCGACACGGTCGCCCTGCAGCAGGATGTCGACCTTGACCAGGTCGGCGTCCTGTCGCCCTGCCGGCTCGTAGTCGAGGCTCGCGTAACCCTGCGTGCGGCTCTTGAGCTGGTCGAAGAAGTCGAACACGATCTCACCCAGCGGCATCGTGTACTTCAGCTCGACGCGCTCCTCCGAGAGGTAGTCCATGCCGAGCAGCGTGCCGCGACGCGTCTGGCACAGGTCCATGACGGTGCCGACGTAGTCCTTGGGCGTCAGGATCGAGGCCTTCACGATCGGCTCCGACACGGATCCGATCTTCCCGTCCGGGTACTCGCTCGGGTTCGTGACGACGATGGTCTCGCCGGTCTCGGTGATGACCTCGTAGATCACGCTCGGGGCGGTGGTGATGAGGTCGAGGCCGAACTCCCGCTCGAGGCGCTCGGTGATGATCTCGAGGTGCAGCAGGCCCAGGAAGCCGCAGCGGAAGCCGAAGCCGAGCGCGACGGAGGTCTCGGGCTCGTACGCGAGCGAGGCGTCCGACAGCTTGAGCTTGTCGAGCGCGTCGCGCAGATCGGGGTAGTCGCTCGCGTCGATCGGATACAGGCCCGAGTACACCATGGGCTTCGGGTCGACGTAGCCCGCCAGCGGATCCGTCGCGGGCGTGCGCGCGTTCGTGACGGTGTCGCCGACCTTCGACTGGCGCACGTCCTTCACGCCCGTGATCAGGTAGCCCACCTCGCCGACGCCGAGCCCCTTGGACGGCGTGGGTTCGGGCGCCGACACGCCGATCTCGAGCAGCTCGTGCGTCGCCCTCGTCGACATCATCTGGATGCGCTCCCGCGGCGCCAGGCGGCCGTCGATCATGCGCACGTAGGTGACGACGCCGCGGTACGCGTCGTAGACCGAGTCGAAGATCATGGCGCGCGCCGGCGCGTCCGCGTCGCCCTGGGGCGCCGGGATCTCGCGCACGAGGCGGTCGAGCAGCTCCTCGACGCCCTGGCCCGTCTTGCCCGAGACGCGCAGCACATCGTCGGGGCTGCCGCCGATCAGGTCGGCGAGCTCCTTGGCGAACCGCTCGGGATCGGCGGCCGGCAGGTCGATCTTGTTCAGCACCGGGATGATCGTCAGATCGTTCTCGAGCGCGAGGTACAGGTTGGCGAGCGTCTGGGCCTCGATGCCCTGCGCCGCGTCCACGAGCAGGATCGCCCCCTCGCAGGCCGCGAGCGACCGCGACACCTCGTACGTGAAGTCGACGTGCCCCGGCGTGTCGATCATGTTCAGCGCGACGGTCTCGCCGTCGACGTCCCACGGCATCCGCACGGCCTGCGACTTGATCGTGATGCCGCGCTCGCGCTCGATGTCCATCCGGTCGAGGTACTGCGCGCGCATCTCCCGGTCCGAGACCACGCCGGTGATCTGCAGCATCCGATCGGCCAGCGTGGACTTGCCGTGGTCGATGTGGGCGATGATGCAGAAGTTGCGGATGCGCTCGGGGGGCGTCGCAGCAGGCTCGAGCGGAGTAGAGGCACGGGGTGACATGTCCCCTCGATTCTACGGTGCGGGCGCCGCCCGTCCTGCGTCGCGCATCTTCGCGCACTTCGCTCGTATACTCCTATCCCGAGATGCCTCACACCATGCAGGTTGCACGGCTGTGACCCGCATGTTGCATGTTTTTCACGGCGAGAGCACAGAAAGGTAACGCTTTTCGCACGTGCTGACTTCGTCGAAGGCGACGAAGAACCGCGGGGGTAGAGTCCCCGACAACGTCTGTCAGAAAGAAGCTCCTCGCCTTGATCCGTTTCATGCTGCGCCGCACTGCGGGCTGGCTGCTGATGATCCTGGCGGTGACCAATCTCACGTACTTCCTCGCATGGGGCTATCTCGACCCGCGCGCGAACTACGTCGGCCGCCGCCCGCCGCTCACCGAAGAGCAGATCGTCGGGCTGCTGCGTCCGCGCAACCTCGACGACAAGATCCCGCTCATCGAGCGCTGGTGGGGCTGGTTCAGCGGCATCCTGCTGCGATGGGACTGGGGCGTGAGCCCGGTCGGGCAGTCCGTCAACGAGCAGGTCGCCTACCGCATGTGGATCTCGGCCGAGCTGATGCTGGGTGCGACGATCCTGCTCACGCTGGTCGGCGTCGGCCTCGGCGTCTACACCGCCTCGCGGCAGTACAAGGCCGCGGACCGCGTCTGGCAGGGCATCTCGATCGTCACGATGAACATCCCGGTCGTGGTCGGCGCTCTCGCGATCGTCCTGCTCGCGATCGCCCTCAACAACGCGGTGGGCCAGCGCATCTTCTACGTCACGGGCGCGGCCTCGGTGGGAATCACCGGATTCTTCCCGGCCCTGCTCGACACGCTGCAGCATCTCGTGCTGCCCACGCTCGCGCTCGTGCTCACCGGGTACGCGCAGTACCACTTCCTGCAGCGCTCGCTGCTGCTCGACAACATCAAGACCGACTACGTGCGCATGGCCCGCGCCAAGGGCCTGACCAAGCCGCAGGCCGTGCGCCGCCACGCGCTGCGGACGTCGCTGATCCCGGTGGCGACGCAGGTCGCGTTCTCCATCCCCGCCATCTTCACCGGCGCGATCCTGACCGAGCGGATCTTCGCCTGGGAGGGGATGGGCAAGTACTTCCTCGACACGATCACGAACAACGACGTCCACGGCGTCGTCGCCATCGCGGCCTTCGGCGCCGTGCTGACGGCGATCGGCGCGGTGCTCTCCGACGTCGCCGTCGTGATCCTCGACCCCGAGTGCGGGTGAGCTGACATGAGCGTGACGAACAGCCTGATCGATCCCCTCGAGCACGGCGACAACCCGCCGCCGTCGGAGACGGAGCTGCGCTCCCCCGACCGCAAGCGGATGTCGAAGTGGGAGCTGTACGGGCGACGCTTCGCCCGCAACCGCGGCGCCCTCATCGGACTCGCCATCTTCGTGCTGCTCGTGCTCTTCGCCGTCATCGGGCCGCTGTTCCAGCAGTACGACCACATCGAGCTCGACTTCCTGGCGCTGAGCGACCCGCCGAGCGCCGAGCACTGGTTCGGCACGAACGGGTCAGGCAACGATCTCTACGCGATGGTCGTCGTCGGCCTGCAGCGCTCGCTCATGATCGCTCTCGTGGTGTCGGTGGGCACGACGGTCCTGTCCGCGATCATCGGCGCCGCCGCCGCGTACTTCCGCGGCTGGGTCGAGCGCATCACGCTGCTCGTCATCCACTTCCTGATGGTGACGCCGACGTTCCTCATCCTCGCGATGATCTCGAACGACGCGGGCGGTGACTGGCGCATCATCTCGCTCGTCATGATCCTGACCGGCTGGTTCTTCTCGGCGCGCGTCATCTGGACGCTGTCGCTGTCGATCCGCGAGCGCGAGTACGTGCAGGCCGCCCGCTACATGGGCGTGCGCGGCTTCACGATCGTGCTGCGCCACATGCTGCCGAACATCGGCTCGCTGCTCGTGATCAACTTCACGCTCGGCGTCGTCGCGGCCGTGCTGACGGAGACCGGACTGTCCTTCATCGGCTTCGGCGTGAAGCTGCCCGACGTCTCGCTGGGCTCCCTCATCGGCATCGGCGCGAACAGCGTCTCCAGCGCGCCGTGGCTGTTCTACTTCCCGGCCGGCGCCCTGACGCTGCTGACCGTCTCGATGGCGCTCGTCGCCGACGGCCTGCGCGACGCGCTCGACCCGACCTCGGCGGCGGGAGGCCGCGCATGACGATCT
The Microbacterium sp. JZ31 genome window above contains:
- a CDS encoding hemolysin family protein is translated as MTDLASDALGPVAALLFGGALLLVLLAGLMSAIDAALSVTSRGDLVDLAGEGRNAQALARIAADPDRHAGVVVFVRVFAETAAAVLVTAGFALILHNLWWGLLVAALLMTGVSFVGVSSIPATFGRRYSSALLTFAAPLVRGTLLVLGPLSGLLAAFGNRLTPGGGRRSFESEEQLLSIVDEAASHAVIEADDRELIHSVFDFTDQVVRAVMVPRTEMVTVEADATIREAMRLFLDRGVSRMPVVDGEVDDIIGVLYLKDVVQFGFRDTVAGGEPVGWREASVRAIARPAVFVPEQMRAETLLQQMKRDAVHVCLVVDEYGGIAGLVTLEDLIEELVGEIADEYDAPSKEIVELADGRYRVSSRLSLDEVGDLFGIELEDEDVDSIGGLLGKTLGRVPQPGDVAEFAGLIVTGGTSRGRGRGIATVFVERGEALRTIEEYREREDG
- the ybeY gene encoding rRNA maturation RNase YbeY gives rise to the protein MVIDINNESAVEIDESVLLRLTQDNLAALHVSPDADVAIVLVDEGAMEQLHLQWMDEPGPTDVLSFPMDELRPGTEDQPTPPGLLGDIVLCPQVAESQAETAGHSTMDELILLTTHGLLHLLGYDHAEPEEEREMFGLQRELISAFAAAERRRTS
- a CDS encoding PhoH family protein; the encoded protein is MVQLLGPQDRLLRMVEGAHPDVDVHVRGNEITLRGSADAVRAARALVDELLQMTKAGHALGEADVQSSARMLRDEGGPRPSEVMGEAILSSRGKSIRPKTVGQKEYVDAIDENTIVFGIGPAGTGKTYLAMAKAVQALQRREVERIILTRPAVEAGERLGFLPGTLTDKIDPYLRPLYDALNEMMDPELVPKLMATGTIEVAPLAYMRGRTLNNSFVVLDEAQNTTPEQMKMFLTRLGFGTKMVVTGDITQVDLPQGASGLRLVTRVLDRIDDIHFSRLSSDDVVRHSLVGRIVDAYSEYDERRMAARHERDEATEFANRAERRATTRPAGPRDRMPKRGRS
- a CDS encoding HIT domain-containing protein, yielding MAEPSIFTRILQGDIPGEIVAETERVFAIKDISPQAPLHLLVIPKTQEYRDVAALAAGDPSLLAEMITLANDLAAEHADGDFRVLFNTGAGAGQTVFHVHAHVLAGGLGEKSLVGG
- a CDS encoding 16S rRNA (uracil(1498)-N(3))-methyltransferase, whose product is MALHFVDETAGSAQPGDALTLTGAEAHHAASVRRVRVGEAVSVTDGRGAWLEGACESVAPREVVVRITARRDEEAPLPRIALAQALAKGDRDEMAVQAATELGVDEIVPWQASRSVSRWEGPKAEKGRARWATIVREAAKQAHRAWLPEVTPIATTAALAARPDRILVLEPTADERLSVTDVADAESILLIVGPEGGIAPDEQQRLRDAGARLVRLGDTVLRTSTAGPAALALLNARLGRW
- the dnaJ gene encoding molecular chaperone DnaJ encodes the protein MADHYEVLGVSREASSDEIKKAYRKLARQLHPDVNPSEEAAEQFKLVTHAYEVLSDDEKRRRYDMGGDDSLFGGAGAGFGGFGDIFETFFGAGGGGRGGRPRSRRERGQDALVRVTLELGDVVFGAHRDLEVDTAVLCDTCQGSCCQPGTGPERCEICGGSGHVQRQVRSLLGNVVTSQPCGACQGYGTTIPHPCPTCGGQGRVRSRRTVSVDIPAGVESGLRLQLPGSGEVGPAGGPHGDLYIEVQVTPHPVFSRDGDDLLATLEVSMTDAILGTTTTIDALDGPVDLELRPGVQGGDVLTIKDRGITGLRTSQRGDLRVGVHVVTPTRLDAKQRALVEELAKRSKAPRPRLAEFHQGLFSKLRDRFRNG
- the hrcA gene encoding heat-inducible transcriptional repressor HrcA, which translates into the protein MVTERGLQVLRAIVQDYVDTHEPVGSKSIVDRHAFGVSAATIRNDMALLEDEELITAPHTSSGRVPTDKGYRVFVDHLAELRPLSSAQRSAISTFLADPADLDDLLARTVRLLTQLTGQVALVQYPSFASANVTHVELVRLDEFRMLVIIVTDTGRVSQRLTATPRGVDEEDVAVLRAQLAALITGRSVRSGSERIEQLRASAPTDRSRLDEALLTISAVVAEELDEFRQDRLVMAGAATLAKREQDFRGSIHPLLEAIEEQVTLLRLMSEMAADEKGLSASIGRENEAFGLAEASIIASDYDAAIGRARVGLMGPTRMDYPSNLAAARAVARYLTRLLDEDEHRR
- the hemW gene encoding radical SAM family heme chaperone HemW, whose protein sequence is MAGPLPLGDPAPADGRLPAQIRIDPDADFGVYLHVPFCRVRCGYCDFNTYTSGELRGARQDQYADTLLHEIALGREVLAEAGPIRPASTVFFGGGTPTLLPAGDLGRMLDGVRTAFGIADGAEVTVEANPDTVTPAVAHELAASGVTRMSIGMQSSVPHVLAALDRTHTPGNVRTAVDAARDAGLDVSVDLIYGAPGETLADWEASLDAALALESDHISAYALIIEDGTKLARQIKRGEVPAPDDDLQADMYELADAKLAAAGFDWYEVSNWSRGEHHRSRHNLAYWRGLDWWGFGPGAHSHVGGLRWWNVKHPAAYAQRLATGSSPAAGRETPDPDARALERVLLESRIREGLAVDALGPGARRAVAGLVADGLVDGAAAVRGRVVLTLKGRLLADAVVRALTE
- a CDS encoding DUF1990 family protein; protein product: MRRGTFQDETVDYAAVGATQAHDLLQYPPEHSLPAADSWRIGSGEDRFRTAGDALLSWGALKGAGLRVTDVRPAPGPAYSGVSFDGEGNAIAPSKLETDQRYDAEGTPYAGPGTTLRVHGRVNGMRADAELRVIFVIEEARRVGFALGTVGGSMVSGEESFTIEWRENDEVWFTVKAFDRPVGLLYRMFRGFVRRRRRALFAGYLRAISPLFATPGS
- the lepA gene encoding translation elongation factor 4, which translates into the protein MSPRASTPLEPAATPPERIRNFCIIAHIDHGKSTLADRMLQITGVVSDREMRAQYLDRMDIERERGITIKSQAVRMPWDVDGETVALNMIDTPGHVDFTYEVSRSLAACEGAILLVDAAQGIEAQTLANLYLALENDLTIIPVLNKIDLPAADPERFAKELADLIGGSPDDVLRVSGKTGQGVEELLDRLVREIPAPQGDADAPARAMIFDSVYDAYRGVVTYVRMIDGRLAPRERIQMMSTRATHELLEIGVSAPEPTPSKGLGVGEVGYLITGVKDVRQSKVGDTVTNARTPATDPLAGYVDPKPMVYSGLYPIDASDYPDLRDALDKLKLSDASLAYEPETSVALGFGFRCGFLGLLHLEIITERLEREFGLDLITTAPSVIYEVITETGETIVVTNPSEYPDGKIGSVSEPIVKASILTPKDYVGTVMDLCQTRRGTLLGMDYLSEERVELKYTMPLGEIVFDFFDQLKSRTQGYASLDYEPAGRQDADLVKVDILLQGDRVDAFSAIVHRDKAYAYGTTMTERLRKLIPRQQFEVPIQAAIGARIIARENIRAIRKDVLAKCYGGDITRKRKLLEKQKEGKKRMKTIGRVEVPQNAFIAALSGDVESKAK